Proteins co-encoded in one Arachis hypogaea cultivar Tifrunner chromosome 13, arahy.Tifrunner.gnm2.J5K5, whole genome shotgun sequence genomic window:
- the LOC112737251 gene encoding WEB family protein At3g02930, chloroplastic, which translates to MASKATKSNLSETPNKTSLATPRGSKLSRGVSKSESESPSPLQNLRHSIERSPRSVNSKPAATPDRKSPKPASNPPDKQPTRATKGSELQNQLNLVQEDLKKAKEQLIHAEKEKLKVINELKEAQRLAEEANEKLREALVAQKRAEEESEIEKFRAVELEQAGIESAQKKEEEWQKEIENVKSQHALDVAALLSTTEELQRVKQELAMTCDAKNQALNHADDATKIAEIHAEKAEILSAELTRLKALLDLKQETEASESNTILKLKAEVEALKQELAKAEDYDEKLAEKETTIEQLNVELEAARMAESYAHSVLEEWTKKVEELEMRVQEANKLEKSASESLENVMKQLEGSNDLLHEAESEVAALKEKVGLLEMTVGRQKADLEDSEHRINVAKEESLEMTHKVEALKSELETVKEEKIQALNNEKLAAASVQTLLEEKNQLINDLENSRDEEEKCKKAMESLTSALHEVSAEAREAKEKLLSSQAEHENYETQLEDLKSVLKATNEKYESMLDDARREIDVLTCNVENSKNDFENSRAEWEEREHQLVGCLKKTEEENSSLGKEINRLALLLKDTEDEASASREEEAQLKENLKEVEAEAINLQEALKEATAENVKLKENLLDKENELQSIIQENDELRTKEAESIKKVEELSKLLEEITARNHTQENGDLTDSEKDYDLLPKVVEFSEENGHGGEDVLKVEDSANQEVLKQGFQGETIPVNDKAEKIESPKHENGNGKLKEDDASKENDNSVEVEHKMWESCKIEKKELSPERDPEPESFEEEADSKAEGGESFDNINGSSIAENNDDGATSPSKQQQQLKKKKKPLLGKFGSLLKKKGSSNQK; encoded by the exons ATGGCTTCAAAAGCTACTAA ATCCAATTTGTCTGAAACTCCCAACAAAACATCACTAGCAACTCCAAGAGGCAGCAAACTTAGCAGAGGAGTGTCCAAATCGGAATCCGAATCGCCATCACCCTTGCAAAATCTGCGCCATTCCATTGAACGATCGCCGCGATCTGTGAATTCAAAGCCTGCTGCTACTCCTGATCGGAAATCACCAAAGCCTGCCTCCAACCCACCTGAT AAACAACCAACAAGAGCTACAAAGGGTTCAGAATTGCAGAACCAGTTGAATCTTGTTCAGGAGGATCTAAAGAAAGCGAAGGAGCAGCTCATTCACGCTGAGAAAGAGAAGCTTAAAGTAATTAATGAGTTGAAAGAAGCACAGAGATTAGCCGAGGAAGCAAATGAGAAACTCAGGGAAGCATTGGTGGCTCAAAAGCGGGCTGAGGAGGAATCTGAGATTGAGAAGTTCCGAGCTGTTGAATTGGAGCAGGCTGGAATTGAATCTGCccagaagaaggaagaagaatggCAGAAAGAGATTGAAAATGTAAAGAGCCAGCATGCTTTGGATGTTGCTGCTCTTCTCTCCACCACCGAGGAGCTCCAGCGTGTTAAGCAAGAACTCGCCATGACTTGTGATGCAAAGAACCAGGCACTGAACCATGCTGATGATGCAACTAAGATTGCTGAGATTCATGCTGAGAAGGCAGAGATTCTTTCAGCTGAACTGACTCGGTTGAAGGCATTACTTGATTTGAAACAGGAAACAGAGGCCAGTGAGAGTAATACTATATTGAAGCTGAAAGCAGAGGTAGAAGCTCTTAAGCAAGAACTTGCAAAGGCCGAGGATTATGATGAGAAGTTGGCAGAGAAAGAAACTACTATCGAACAGCTCAATGTGGAGCTTGAGGCCGCAAGGATGGCTGAATCATATGCTCATAGTGTGTTGGAGGAGTGGACGAAGAAGGTTGAGGAACTAGAGATGAGGGTTCAAGAAGCAAATAAGTTGGAAAAATCTGCATCAGAATCTTTGGAAAATGTCATGAAACAGCTAGAAGGAAGCAATGATTTGTTGCATGAAGCAGAATCTGAAGTTGCGGCTCTTAAAGAGAAGGTAGGATTGTTAGAAATGACTGTTGGGAGACAAAAGGCAGATCTTGAGGATTCAGAGCATCGGATTAATGTGGCCAAGGAAGAAAGTCTTGAAATGACACACAAGGTTGAAGCTCTCAAATCCGAACTTGAGACAGTTAAGGAAGAGAAGATTCAGGCTTTGAACAATGAAAAGCTTGCAGCTGCTAGCGTGCAGACCCTACTTGAAGAGAAAAATCAACTTATCAATGATTTGGAGAATTCTAGGGATGAGGAAGAAAAGTGCAAAAAGGCAATGGAAAGCTTAACTTCTGCATTACATGAAGTATCTGCAGAGGCTAGAGAAGCCAAAGAGAAGCTATTGAGCAGCCAAGCCGAACATGAAAATTACGAGACCCAGCTTGAAGATTTAAAGTCAGTTTTAAAAGCTaccaatgaaaaatatgaatccATGCTTGATGATGCACGGCGTGAGATTGATGTTCTTACTTGTAATGTCGAAAATTCTAAGAATGACTTTGAGAACTCCAGAGCCGAGTGGGAAGAGAGAGAACATCAACTAGTCGGCTGCTTAAAGAAAACCGAAGAAGAGAATTCGTCCTTGGGAAAAGAAATAAATAGATTGGCTCTCTTGCTCAAAGATACCGAGGATGAAGCTAGTGCCAGCAGGGAGGAAGAAGCTCAGTTGAAGGAAAATCTGAAGGAAGTTGAGGCTGAGGCAATTAACTTGCAGGAAGCTCTTAAAGAAGCAACGGCCGAGAACGTGAAATTGAAGGAGAATTTATTGGATAAAGAAAATGAATTGCAGAGTATTATTCAAGAAAATGATGAACTCCGCACTAAGGAAGCTGAATCTATTAAGAAGGTGGAGGAGTTATCTAAGCTACTGGAAGAAATAACAGCCAGAAACCACACTCAGGAAAACGGGGATCTCACAGACAGTGAGAAGGATTATGATTTGCTTCCTAAGGTGGTTGAATTTTCCGAAGAGAATGGGCATGGAGGAGAAGATGTATTGAAGGTAGAAGATTCAGCAAATCAAGAAGTGCTCAAACAAGGCTTTCAAGGAGAGACTATTCCTGTGAATGATAAGGCTGAAAAGATAGAATCTCCCAAACATGAGAATGGGAATGGAAAACTGAAGGAAGATGATGCTAGTAAGGAAAATGATAATTCAGTAGAAGTTGAACATAAAATGTGGGAGAGCTGCAAGATAGAGAAAAAGGAGTTGTCGCCAGAGAGGGATCCAGAGCCCGAGTCCTTTGAAGAGGAAGCCGATTCCAAGGCAGAAGGTGGCGAGAGCTTTGATAACATAAACGGTTCATCCATAGCCGAGAACAATGACGATGGCGCGACCTCTCCTTCCAAGCAGCAACAAcagttgaagaaaaagaagaagccctTGCTTGGCAAGTTTGGAAGCCTGCTCAAGAAAAAGGGTTCAAGCAACCAGAAATAG
- the LOC112737255 gene encoding uncharacterized protein codes for MSLSLRLSSSFLPQIPTSPSFLCFVPPKFQNGDFLICRYRRRQPSLLTLRCFSTSKPYDNGREHHREEEEHDNQRMKGPQMDDEEEEEDKAIASLVLPERWDVLGLGQAMVDFSGIVDDEFLNKLGLEKGTRKVVNHEERGRVLQAMDGCTYKAAAGGSLSNSLVALARLGSRSATTPAINVAMAGSVGSDVLGGFYREKLRRANVQFLSEPIKDGTTGTVIVLTTPDAQRTMLAYQGTSSTVNYDKILANAVTKTNILVVEGYLFELPDTIRAITEACQKARSNGALVAVTASDVSCIERHYDDFWEIIGNHADLIFANSDEARALCNFDAKESSASVTRYLSHFVPLVSVTDGHRGSYIGLKGEAVYIPPFPCVPVDTCGAGDAYACGILYGVLRGISDLKSIGSIAAKVAATVVGQQGTRLRVSDAVKLAESFTFHRSTIGSDIGTDHISSV; via the exons ATGTCTCTGTCTCTgcgtttatcttcttcttttcttccccaaattccaacttctccttctttcttatGTTTTGTTCCTCCCAAGTTCCAAAATGGCGACTTCCTTATTTGCCGCTACAGGCGCAGACAACCCTCCCTTTTAACCCTACGTTGCTTTTCCACCTCTAAACCATACGATAATGGGAGGGAACACCAtcgtgaagaagaagaacatgatAATCAACGAATGAAGGGTCCTCAAATGGatgatgaagaagaggaggaagacaaAGCTATTGCTTCGTTGGTTTTGCCTGAAAGATGGGATGTTTTGGGACTTGGTCAAGCCATG GTAGACTTCTCGGGCATAGTAGATGACGAGTTCCTTAACAAGTTGGGATTGGAGAAGGGAACGCGCAAGGTTGTGAATCACGAGGAAAGGGGTAGAGTCTTGCAGGCTATGGATGGTTGCACCTATAAAGCagctgctggtggatctctttcTAATAGCTTGGTTGCCCTTGCCAGGCTTGGAAGTCGTTCCGCCACAACTCCTGCCATAAACGTGGCAATGGCTGGCAGTGTAGGAAGTGATGTCTTGGGTGGCTTCTACAG GGAAAAATTACGGCGAGCAAATGTGCAATTTCTTTCTGAGCCTATCAAGGATGGAACTACCGGAACGGTTATAGTTCTCACAACACCAGATGCTCAACGCACAATGCTTGCATATCAG GGTACATCATCAACTGTTAACTATGACAAAATCTTGGCTAATGCGGTTACCAAGACCAACATACTTGTTGTTGAAGGGTATCTATTTGAACTACCCGATACTATTAGAGCAATAACAGAAGCATGTCAGAAAGCTCGCAGTAATGGTGCCTTAGTTGCAGTAACAGCCTCAGATGTCTCCTGCATTGAGAGACACTATGATGATTTCTG GGAAATTATTGGGAATCATGCGGATTTAATCTTCGCAAACAGTGATGAGGCCAGAGCGCTCTGCAATTTCGACGCAAAGGAAAGCTCTGCTTCGGTTACAAGGTATCTGAGCCACTTTGTTCCGCTAGTATCGGTAACTGACGGTCATAGAGGCTCCTACATCGGTCTAAAGGGTGAAGCCGTATACATTCCCCCGTTTCCATGTGTTCCGGTAGATACTTGTGGTGCCGGAGATGCATATGCATGCGGCATACTTTATGGTGTTCTAAGAGGCATATCTGATTTGAAAAGCATAGGTTCAATAGCAGCTAAGGTTGCAGCGACTGTTGTAGGTCAACAAGGAACAAGGCTTAGAGTCTCAGATGCAGTGAAATTGGCTGAATCTTTCACATTTCATAGATCTACTATTGGATCAGATATTGGCACTGATCACATTTCTAGTGTCTAA
- the LOC112737254 gene encoding uncharacterized protein — MSINSLILTTHQRFNLCLKIRQPTFSTSRHILLISTKFRSPHFFACSSSNNGSEPIVIQNDTFQFHTQVGTPKVPSFSSPVPKFSLSDQAFFLLAFIACTTSVAFTSLVFAAVPTLVAMRNAAISLSKLADTAREELPSTMAAVRLSGMEISDLTLELSDLSQEITDGINKSTQALQAAEAGIRNIGSMAQQQTMSMIQERASLPIISLQPAVAGAARKTSRAVGRATKSLIKIISGKGEVTAEYDEDDITYM, encoded by the exons ATGTCCATAAACTCTCTCATCTTAACCACACACCAAAGATTCAATCTTTGCCTCAAAATCAGACAACCCACTTTTTCCACTTCGCGCCATATCCTTCTCATCTCAACCAAATTCAGGTCACCGCACTTCTTTGCATGTTCTTCATCAAATAATGGATCCGAACCCATTGTTATTCAGAATGATACCTTTCAATTTCACACCCAAGTGGGTACCCCCAAAGTTCCCTCCTTTTCTTCTCCAGTTCCCAAGTTCAGTTTGAGTGACCAAGCTTTCTTTCTCCTCGCATTCATTGCCTGCACG ACCTCTGTGGCATTCACTAGCCTTGTTTTTGCTGCTGTTCCCACTCTAGTT GCAATGAGAAATGCTGCTATATCCCTTTCGAAGCTAGCAGATACTGCTAGAGAGGAACTCCCGAGTACCATGGCTGCTGTTAGGCTTTCGGGGATGGAAATTAGTGATCTGACACTAGAACTAAGTGATCTAAG CCAGGAAATAACAGACGGAATAAACAAGTCAACTCAAGCTTTGCAAGCCGCAGAAGCCGGAATTCGGAACATTGGTTCAATGGCACAACAGCAAACCATGT CAATGATTCAAGAAAGGGCAAGCTTGCCCATAATATCTTTGCAACCTGCTGTTGCTGGAGCTGCAAGGAAGACGTCGAGAGCCGTCGGGCGAGCCACAAAGAGCCTGATCAAAATCATATCAGGAAAGGGAGAAGTCACAGCTGAATATGATGAAGATGACATAACTTACATGTGA
- the LOC112737256 gene encoding zinc finger CCCH domain-containing protein 16, with amino-acid sequence MRDLCRNFQRGSCQYGDRCKFIHAVAQQQGKPNNSFHGFGGQNSFYQQQQQQQQQNVNPFGFGSKSASQPHQQQQKTNPFGFGVQNNINNSQFKGTPQQNQFKPFENKWTRGGASRQSDNNPLPANHECTDPEVCKRQIAEDFKQERPLWILTCYGHSKGAPCDIVGDISYEELRAAAYEDAKRGMNLQSIVERERNTLNSKLAEFEKLLSEPYRMPFNPSLNSQNHQNANPFSMPMQNNGQHNANPFSITTQNNGPVSVSSFSQLGASLNTGFDRPSAQAPNTPPQSSFFGSGGNTFTPNTANISGRGFSGAPSSPFSTPAVSTMFPNSTSQQPSFGFNDLSSTPMFQTTPDVQSPSMSQGENVSTDLSIWLKEKWNPGEIPEEAPPDSVVR; translated from the exons ATGAGAGACCTTTGCAGAAACTTCCAGCGTggcag ctGTCAATACGGAGATAGGTGTAAATTTATACATGCTGTGGCACAACAACAAGGGAAGCCTAATAATAGTTTTCATGGTTTTGGGGGACAGAATAGTTTTTACcaacagcaacagcaacagcaacagcAAAATGTTAACCCTTTTGGATTTGGGTCTAAATCTGCTTCACAACCACACCAACAGCAGCAAAAGACCAATCCTTTTGGCTTTGGGGTGCAGAACAACATCAACAACTCACAATTCAAAGGGACCCCTCAACAGAACCAATTTAAg CCTTTTGAAAACAAATGGACTCGGGGTGGCGCTTCGAGGCAATCTGATAACAACCCCCTACCGGCGAATCATGA ATGTACAGATCCTGAGGTCTGCAAGCGCCAGATTGCTGAAGATTTCAAGCAAGAGAGGCCACTCTGGATACTTACATGCTATGGTCATTCTAAAGG TGCACCTTGTGATATAGTTGGTGATATTAGCTATGAAGAACTGAGGGCAGCAGCTTATGAGGATGCGAAGCGAGGGATGAACTTGCAATCAATT gttgagagagagagaaatacaCTGAATTCCAAGTTGGCTGAGTTCGAGAAACTACTTTCTGAACCCTACAGAATGCCATTTAATCCTTCTCTTAACAGTCAAAATCACCAGAATGCAAATCCGTTTTCAATGCCTATGCAAAATAATGGCCAGCATAATGCAAATCCATTTTCAATAACTACACAAAACAATGGTCCTGTGTCAGTCTCAAGCTTTAGCCAACTGGGTGCTTCATTGAACACGGGATTTGATAG GCCCTCTGCACAAGCACCAAACACTCCGCCACAGTCTAGTTTCTTCGGAAGTGGAG GAAACACTTTTACACCCAACACTGCAAACATAAGTGGCAGAGGCTTCTCAGGTGCTCCAAGCAGCCCCTTCTCTACCCCAGCGGTGTCAACAATGTTCCCGAATTCAACTTCTCAGCAGCCATCCTTTGGCTTCAATGACTTGAGTTCCACTCCAATGTTTCAGACTACACCAGATGTTCAATCTCC AAGCATGTCCCAGGGAGAGAATGTTTCCACAGATCTCAGTATTTGGTTAAAAGAGAAATGGAATCCTGGAGAG ATTCCCGAAGAAGCTCCTCCAGATTCAGTTGTTCGGTAG
- the LOC112737252 gene encoding uncharacterized protein, with translation MEKKESWKICKRCKETYDPSSNTTSSCRFHPSFFVCRRHDDQKRYYELGPNDPPYAAKFYDCCGAEDPEASGCTTNFHVSYDDD, from the exons atggaGAAGAAGGAATCATGGAAGATATGCAAGAGATGCAAGGAAACTTATGATCCATCTTCCAACACCACTTCTTCTTGCCGCTTCCACCCTTCTTTCTTCGTCTGTCGCCGTCACGACGACCAGAAAAG GTACTATGAATTGGGACCCAATGATCCACCATATGCTGCCAAATTCTATGACTGCTGTGGGGCTGAGGACCCTGAGGCTTCTGGCTGCACCACcaactttcatgtctcttatgaTGATGATTGA
- the LOC112737253 gene encoding uncharacterized protein: MMYLKKPLWSQGKPEPDAKTTTAADRGGAVEELVDSLQQQRVYREVTLALRTGLRDARAEFSFLRVRGLRNILKFLRSVAESDSTIDLFNRTQSIPQLQVVPVLFEHCLRETGDYENENRVRDLNHIFGVEPLKLTSPATDAEVALALRVLEGCCLLHPQSTALAHQHNAIPVLMNILSTRGVLEQGACLDALISLMVDSSSNQMDFEKCSGIMEVADLIRDKQVDENLRLKCGEFLLLLIGHVNGRDAPPLATIHEDTRHLLGEKSASLIWAASQFGSTLDPEQRLTALQIQARRVLESLDLY; the protein is encoded by the exons ATGATGTACTTGAAGAAGCCCTTGTGGAGCCAAGGGAAACCCGAACCGGATGCTAAGACGACGACGGCGGCGGATCGCGGCGGCGCCGTGGAGGAGCTGGTGGATTCGTTGCAGCAGCAGAGAGTGTACAGAGAAGTTACATTGGCTCTTAGAACAGGACTCAGAGACGCGCGTGCTGAGTTCTCGTTCCTCCGTGTGCGTGGCCTCCGTAACATCCTCAAGTTCCTCCGATCCGTCGCTGAATCTGATTCCACCATTGACCTCTTCAATAGAACACAATCCATTCCCCAATTGCAAG TGGTTCCGGTTTTGTTTGAGCATTGTTTGAGAGAGACAGGGGATTATGAGAATGAGAATAGGGTGAGAGATTTGAATCATATATTTGGTGTTGAGCCTCTGAAGCTGACGAGTCCAGCTACTGATGCTGAAGTTGCACTTGCACTGAGGGTATTGGAAGGTTGTTGCTTGCTTCATCCGCAGAGTACAGCGCTTGCACATCAACACAATGCTATTCCG GTTTTAATGAATATATTATCCACTCGCGGAGTACTTGAGCAAGGTGCATGCTTAGATGCTCTAATCTCATTGATGGTGGATTCATCATCTAATCAAATG gattttgaGAAATGTAGTGGTATTATGGAAGTTGCTGACCTTATCAGGGACAAACAAGTGGATGAGAATCTCAG GTTAAAATGTGGAGAGTTTCTGTTGCTGCTCATTGGACATGTCAATGGAAGAGATGCTCCTCCTTTGGCAACTATACATGAAGATACAAGGCATCTACTTGGGGAGAAATCAGCCTCCTTGATATGGGCAGCTAGTCAGTTCGGCTCGACGCTCGATCCTGAGCAGAGGCTAACTGCTCTGCAAATCCAAGCTCGTAGGGTCCTTGAATCATTGGATTTGTACTGA